From Pontibacillus yanchengensis, the proteins below share one genomic window:
- a CDS encoding CDGSH iron-sulfur domain-containing protein, whose protein sequence is MAKIQVKDNGSLFISGDFEIVDAEGNTFQTKKVCSLCRCGFSSNKPFCDGSHKGKFKDACRAQPSS, encoded by the coding sequence ATGGCGAAAATTCAAGTCAAAGACAATGGTTCTTTATTTATTTCTGGGGATTTCGAAATCGTGGATGCAGAGGGAAATACATTCCAAACGAAAAAGGTTTGTTCCCTTTGTCGTTGTGGCTTTTCTTCGAATAAGCCATTTTGCGATGGTTCTCATAAGGGGAAATTCAAAGATGCTTGCAGAGCACAACCTTCTTCCTAA
- a CDS encoding WG repeat-containing protein — protein sequence MHPKLFPAPINSKEGERWGYIDVRGDFRIQPQYGMANDFQKNGLAIVEAENGNYGVIDTKGHFIVNPNYQFISPYQDGRAVVSDQKGYSVIDEKGNVLTNTYYSFIGSYQDDVAVFSQQKEEGTLYGYLNKKGEEVIPAQYLLAEDFKERKALVKIHENQYALLNKEGKILYTYPYPYVGQRGDGLLAFQRDADGKYGYINERGKVVLEPQYDGAQAFRDGRAVVNRIDDYLYYYGLINKSGKKIVNIEYNDIEQLGENRISVGKAVNADQPYLGSLYAIATSNGELLSDYRYESVLPYKKGLASAHDREHTFFLNRKGKIAQNLPILPGQGTLSIEGPLIKAKIDYQIYYVNYAGEIVWRPRKTIRLNNQYRVLQMKYKPNPDYLVYYPIVRGMEDVVAQREVNDRLKEYSQVKPIPSDQQLEYSYYGNFEIEFFQKELLVLELNGSQYYFGAAHPMPTKIYTNINLADGEFFELKDLFKSGSSYVEVISEIVAAQIAEDENNFYVFPDAYQGIKPDQPYYVNNESLFVYFPPYEIAPYVAGFVTFEIPFSEIIDIIDQKGAFWRAFH from the coding sequence ATGCATCCTAAATTATTTCCAGCACCTATCAATAGTAAAGAGGGAGAACGGTGGGGCTACATTGATGTGAGAGGTGATTTTCGGATTCAGCCCCAATATGGAATGGCTAATGATTTTCAAAAGAACGGATTGGCTATTGTGGAAGCAGAGAATGGGAATTACGGAGTGATTGATACAAAAGGTCATTTTATAGTAAACCCTAATTATCAATTTATTTCTCCTTATCAGGATGGAAGGGCTGTTGTGTCAGACCAAAAAGGTTACAGTGTTATAGACGAAAAAGGAAATGTTCTTACAAATACGTATTATAGTTTCATCGGTTCTTATCAAGATGATGTAGCTGTATTTAGTCAACAAAAGGAAGAGGGGACATTATACGGCTATTTGAATAAAAAAGGAGAGGAAGTAATCCCCGCACAATACTTGCTTGCAGAGGATTTCAAAGAGCGTAAGGCACTCGTTAAAATTCATGAAAATCAATATGCCCTACTCAATAAAGAAGGAAAGATTTTATATACGTATCCTTATCCTTACGTTGGGCAACGTGGTGATGGTTTACTAGCGTTTCAACGTGATGCAGATGGAAAATATGGTTACATCAATGAAAGGGGTAAAGTGGTTTTAGAACCACAGTATGATGGAGCTCAAGCGTTCCGTGATGGGAGGGCAGTGGTTAACCGCATTGATGATTACCTTTACTATTACGGGTTGATTAATAAGAGTGGCAAGAAGATAGTAAACATAGAATATAATGATATCGAACAGTTAGGAGAGAACCGTATTTCTGTTGGGAAAGCGGTGAATGCTGATCAACCTTATCTAGGTTCTCTTTACGCAATAGCTACGAGCAATGGAGAGCTTCTTAGTGATTACCGATATGAAAGTGTACTGCCTTATAAAAAGGGTCTTGCATCAGCGCATGATCGTGAACATACTTTCTTTTTGAACCGTAAAGGTAAAATCGCTCAGAACCTGCCTATACTCCCAGGGCAGGGAACATTATCTATAGAAGGTCCACTAATCAAAGCAAAGATTGATTATCAAATCTACTATGTGAATTACGCTGGAGAAATAGTCTGGCGTCCAAGAAAAACGATTCGATTAAACAATCAGTATCGAGTGCTACAAATGAAATATAAACCCAATCCTGATTACCTTGTTTACTATCCTATTGTTCGCGGGATGGAAGATGTAGTGGCACAGCGAGAAGTTAATGACAGATTGAAGGAATATTCTCAAGTGAAACCTATTCCATCTGATCAGCAATTAGAATATAGCTACTATGGTAATTTTGAAATTGAATTTTTCCAGAAAGAATTGCTTGTTCTGGAATTGAATGGGTCTCAATATTACTTTGGAGCTGCACATCCTATGCCGACCAAAATCTATACGAATATAAATCTAGCTGATGGGGAGTTTTTTGAACTAAAGGATTTATTTAAGTCTGGAAGCTCTTATGTAGAAGTTATTAGTGAAATTGTCGCCGCACAAATAGCAGAAGATGAAAATAATTTTTATGTATTCCCCGATGCATATCAAGGCATTAAACCAGATCAACCTTATTACGTAAATAACGAAAGCTTATTCGTTTATTTCCCTCCTTATGAAATAGCTCCTTATGTCGCTGGGTTTGTTACATTTGAGATTCCATTTTCCGAGATAATTGATATCATTGATCAAAAGGGAGCTTTCTGGAGGGCATTTCATTAA